From the genome of Paracidovorax avenae:
CGTAGGCCTCCGCGCCCACCCAGCGGCGGATCCAGCCCGTGGCCTCGACGCCGTCGAGCGGCTTCCAGTCGTCGCGCCTGGTGGAGAGGAAGGCATGCAGGCCGTAACGGAACTTCGCCACCAGCCCCAGGCCCTGGAAGCGCAGCAGCGCCACCGGGTTGCCCCAGGCCTGCAGCCGCTTCTGGAACCAGTAGCCCATGCGGGTGGCGCGCCAGCGCATCCTGTCTGCCAGGCCCAGCTCGTCCAGCACCCGCAGGAAGGCGTGGTCCGAGGTGCAGTGGAAGTGGTAGTAGCGCTCGATCGGCAGACCGTCGAAATCGAACATCGCGGTCATGCCGCCCACGCGGTCGTCGGCCTCGAACACCACGGGACGGTGGCCGTCGCGCGCGAGCTGGTAGGCCACGGCCAGGCCCATGGGGCCGGCGCCGAGCACGGCGATGCGCTGGCCGGGCGTGGCCGTGGAGGCGGCGGCAGAGGAAGCGGCGGTGTTCATCAGAACTCCAGCACCACGCGGCTGTACTCCGGGTGGTGGAAGGTTTCGTGGATGGCCTCGGCGAAGGGCGTGGCGCGCACGCCGAAGATGCCGGGCCAGTCGATCACCTCGAACTCGTCGTGTGCCACGAGGGCCTTGAGCTGGTCGGCGGTGAAGGGCGGGTCGCGGTCGAAGAGCGCCCACACTTTCAGGAGCATGTAGAAGAGCCCGTAGGGGATCTTCACGATGGCGGCCTTCGCGCCCGTGGCGGCCTTGATGGTGCGGATGATGTCGATGTAATCCACCTTCTCCAGCCCCGTGATGTTGAACACGCCGCCCACGCGGCGCTCCTCGATGCAGCGCACGATGATGCGGCAGAAGTCCGCCGCGTAGAGCGGCTGGCGCATGTAGCGGCCGCTGCCGGGAATCGGGAACACCGGCACCTTGCGCATGAAGCGCGAGAGCCAGCCCAGGTGCTTGCGGTCGAACCAGCCGAACATCAGCGTGGGCCGCAGCACCACGCAGGGGATGCCGCTGGCCAGCACCATCTGTTCCTGCGCGCGCTTGGTGTCGGTGTAGTGGTCCTTGGCGACCGACTCCACCACCGAGGAGCTGATGTGCACGGTGTGGGGAATGCGGTGCTGCTGGATGAGCGCCAGGATGCGTTCCGTCGAGGTGAGGTTGTTGCGCACGAACGGCTCGGCCTGCGGCGCGCCGATCTGCGCCTGCAGCATCACCACCGCGTCGGCCCCCTCGAAATGGCGCTCCCAGTCGCCGGGCTCGGCCAGGTCGGCCAGCTCGGCGACGATGTCCGGGTGCATGCGGCGCAGGATCTCCAGGTTGGCGGCATGCTTGTCGAGCACGACGAGGTTGGCATAGCCATGGAGCTTGAGGTGCGCGACGAGGTTCTGGCCGACGAGGCCGGCGCCGCCGGGCAGGACGATCTTGGTGGTGTGCTGCTGCATGGAAGAGGGAGGATGCATCGGGATCGGAAAAGCGTGGAAGGACGGCGCCGCGTCAGGAGGCCGGCACGGGGGGCGTCAGCACCAGTGCGGCCGAGCAGGGCGTACCGGGCGCCTGCAGGGTGACGGCGGGAGGCAGTTGCCCCGATGCCGGCACCTGCAGGTAGGCCGTGAACATGAGATAGCGCCCGAAGGGACCCGGCGCGTGCGCGGGCGGCGTGCGCTTGCGCCAGCGGTCGGGCACGCCGTAGCCGACCACCGTGCCGTCGGCGCCGACCAGGCGCACGGCCTCGAAGGGCTTGCGCTCGGGCTCGGGCAGCAGGCCGCCCTGCACGCGCACGAAGCGGGGCTCGCCGGGCAGGGTCTCCACCTGGTCCACGAAGGCGTGGCAGCGCGGGGGCAGGGCGTCTGCGCGCTCGCCCACCGCGTGGGTGGCCTCCACCATGACGGGGCGGCCGAAGATGCCTGCGCGGACGGCCGTGGCCCCGCGGGCGAGGTGCGCGCCGTAATCGTCGTTCCAGATCAGCATGCCGATGCGCCGCTTGTCGTGCACGCCCATCTGCAGTGCCAGCGCCCCGGTCATGCGCATGTGCTGCTCTTCCTTGCGCTCGGCGTCACGCGTCTGCACTATGAGCATCTGCGCCAGCCATGCGACGAGCAGCACGTACATGGCCACGCGTGCCGCGCCGCGCAGCGCGACCAGGCGCGGTGCGTACAGGATCGCCAGGGTGGCCCACGCCATCACGGTCGGCGTGGTGTAGCGGCTCGACAGCGCGCTTTCGATGCCGAACTGCACGCGCCCGCCACTGGTCGCGAAGGCGAGGCCGCCGATGTAGGCGACGAAGGTCAGCAGGGCCAGGTCCAGCCGGTGCGCGCCGGGATCGCGCAGGACGCGCGGCAGCGGCGCCAGGGAGAGCAGTACGAAAAGCACCCCGAAGGCCTGGCTCAGCGGAGCCCATGACAGGGAATGCTGCTTCAGCACGAAATGCTGGAAGGGGGCACCGAGGTAGGCCAGGGTGTAGGCGAGCATGTCCAGCGGGCGGTCCCGCAGCTTGGAGAACACGCCGCCATGGTCGGAAGGGGAGGTGTAGCCCACCGCATAGGCGCCCGCGCAGATGGCGGTGAGCACTGCCAGGATGAGCGTGCGCCGGCGGCCGAGCCGTGCGACGGCGGCGTAGAGCACCATCATGGGCAGGGCCATGACGCCGTTGGCCATGGTTCCCACGCTGAGCACCCCGATCAGGCAGGCGGCGGGAAACCAGCCGCGCGCCGTCGGCGCGCACGCGGCGCGATAGAGACAGTAGAAGCCCACCAGCGGCAGCACCTGCGCCAGGAAGAACTGGCCCTGGTTGGCCCAGGCCAGGTTTTCCTTCTGGACCCAGGAAAACAGCCATATGGCCAGCAGCGTCACGCCGAAGAACCACGACCTGCCCGACAGGGCGGGCAGGCGGGCCCGCAGGAAGGCTGCGAACACCGCCAGGCCGCAGCCGACGAGCACGTAGTTCATGATGATCAGGAAGACCTGCTGGCCGCCGAACCAGGTGTATTCCATCCAGAACAGTGCCTTGGGAAGCACCAGCCGGTGCTCGTTGGCCTGGCGCCACCAGGCGTCCCAGCCGACGCCGTGGCGCACATCGATATAGAACTCCAGTGCTGCGCCCCACGTGTCCCAGATCGGGACCGGCGTGAAGGTGCGCCAGGCGGATACCGCCGTGGCCAGCGCGTAGATGGCGGCGAAAACCATCAGCAGCCCGAACGGTACGCGCTGCCGCCAGATCTGCCGGGAGGGGGGAGAGGAGAGAAGGGGCTCGTCGTGGGTCATCTGTGGCAATGTCAGATCTTCATGCGGTGGAACACGGCGCGGGGCAGGTGGCGGATCACGAGCATGATGAGCGCCCACTTCGCCGGGGCATAGACCACCGCCGCGCCGCGCGCCATGCCGCGCACGATGGCGCCTGCCACCTCCTCGGGGGTGGCCAGGCGTGCGCCCTGCGCCTTGAGGTGGGCGGTCATCGGGGTGTCGGTGGGGCCGGGCTTGACGAGGGTCACGCGCACCCCCGTGCCCGCGAGGCGGTGCTGCAGGCCCTGGGCGTAGCGCTCCACCAGGCCCTTCGCCGCGCCATAGACGTAGTTGGACTGGCGGCCGCGGTCGCCGGCCACCGAGCCGATGATGCCGATGCGCCCGTGCCCCCGGGATTGCTGCGCGCCGGCGAACGCCTCGGCCCAGAGCGCGGGGGAAATACCGTTCACTTCCAGCGCCTGCCGCGCCGCCGAGAGGTCGGCCTCGCAGGCCGGCTGGTCGGGCAGGTTGCCATGCACGATGAGGACGAGGTCGGGCACCCCGTCCGCGCAGATGCCGCGCACCGTGCCGGCGATCGCTTCGGGCTGCAGCATGTCGGTGGCGATGGTCTCGATGCGCGTGCCGGGCTGGCGCACCTGCAGGTCTGCCGCCACCGAGGGCAGGCGGGCGCCGTCGCGCCCGATGAGCACCAGCCGGTCCACCCCGCCAGCGGCGAGCCAGAGCCGGGCGCACTGGTGCGCGATGGCCGAGGTGGCGCCCACGATGGCGATGGTGCGGGGGGAAGAGGTATCGGGCATGGCGGGCGATGGGTTGGTGCCGTTGGCGGGGCGGGCGGAAAAAGAGGGGAGGGCGCGGAATGCCCCGGCGGTCAGTCGCCGAGCAGCCGCAGCGACATGGCGGAGCGGATGCGGGGGTCGCGGTAGGGCAGGAATTCAGGCAGCCGGGGATAGCCGGCCTCGAACAGGGTGCGCGGCATGCGTGCGTCCTTGGCCGCATAGAGCCGGCCGCCCGCCGAAGCCACCACGGCATCGAGGCGGTCGAAGAGCCGCAGCGTCGGCTCGCCCAGGTTGGGAAAATCGAGGGCCAGGGTGACGCCCGGCATGGGAAAGCTCAGCATGCCCAGCGGCATGCGCTGCCCGAAGGTCTTGAGCACCCCCAGGAACGAGCCCTGCCCCGATGCGGCGATCTCACGCAGCAGCGCGGCCACGGCATCCTCGCCGCCCTCGCGGGGCACCGCGCACTGGTACTGGTAGAAGCCCCGGCGGCCGTAGATGCGATTCCACTCCAGCAGGTTGTCCAGCGGATAGAAAAAGGGTTCGTAGTGCTGCAGCGCCCGGCCCGCCCGCCGCTTGTGCAGGTGGTAGTAGGCGGTGTTGAAGGGCCGCAGGCTCCAGCGGTTGACCAGCGAGACCGGAGGGACGAACGGCACGGTGCGCCTGCCGCCCCGGGGTTCGGCTGGCGGCTGCGCCACCGGGCCGGGCACGTGGTTGCCGCGCATGAAGATGCCCCGCGCATCGGCGCCCGCGAGGCAGTCGATCCACGAGACCGTGTATTCCCATCCGGCTTCCGAGGCGTCCGCGAGGGTGAAGAACTCCCGCAGGCTGCCGTAGGGCAGCGTTTCGGTATCGAGCCACGGTCCGGCCACCCTGCGCAGCCGCAGCGTGGCCTGCGTGACCACGCCCGTCAGGCCCAGCCCGCCGACCGTGGCGCAGAACCAGTCGGGCCGCAGGTCGGGCCCGCAGCGCACCAGCAGGCCGTCGGTGCGCAGCAGGTGCAGCGACAGCACGTGGTCGCCGAAGCTGCCATGGACATGGTGGTTCTTGCCATGGACATCGTTGGCGATGGCTCCGCCCACGGTGGCGAACTGCGTGCCGGGCGTGACGGGCAGCATCCAGCCGCGCGGGATGAAGGTGCGCTGGATGTCGCGCAGCAGCACGCCGGCTTCGCAAGT
Proteins encoded in this window:
- a CDS encoding FAD-dependent oxidoreductase yields the protein MVAVHSWGRLRAAEHALRPLAEHPPARLPLSAGQHGLAHGMGRSYGDVCLNPGGTLWATRGQDRFIAWDEATGELTCEAGVLLRDIQRTFIPRGWMLPVTPGTQFATVGGAIANDVHGKNHHVHGSFGDHVLSLHLLRTDGLLVRCGPDLRPDWFCATVGGLGLTGVVTQATLRLRRVAGPWLDTETLPYGSLREFFTLADASEAGWEYTVSWIDCLAGADARGIFMRGNHVPGPVAQPPAEPRGGRRTVPFVPPVSLVNRWSLRPFNTAYYHLHKRRAGRALQHYEPFFYPLDNLLEWNRIYGRRGFYQYQCAVPREGGEDAVAALLREIAASGQGSFLGVLKTFGQRMPLGMLSFPMPGVTLALDFPNLGEPTLRLFDRLDAVVASAGGRLYAAKDARMPRTLFEAGYPRLPEFLPYRDPRIRSAMSLRLLGD
- a CDS encoding SDR family NAD(P)-dependent oxidoreductase, with amino-acid sequence MPDTSSPRTIAIVGATSAIAHQCARLWLAAGGVDRLVLIGRDGARLPSVAADLQVRQPGTRIETIATDMLQPEAIAGTVRGICADGVPDLVLIVHGNLPDQPACEADLSAARQALEVNGISPALWAEAFAGAQQSRGHGRIGIIGSVAGDRGRQSNYVYGAAKGLVERYAQGLQHRLAGTGVRVTLVKPGPTDTPMTAHLKAQGARLATPEEVAGAIVRGMARGAAVVYAPAKWALIMLVIRHLPRAVFHRMKI
- a CDS encoding NAD-dependent epimerase/dehydratase family protein — its product is MQQHTTKIVLPGGAGLVGQNLVAHLKLHGYANLVVLDKHAANLEILRRMHPDIVAELADLAEPGDWERHFEGADAVVMLQAQIGAPQAEPFVRNNLTSTERILALIQQHRIPHTVHISSSVVESVAKDHYTDTKRAQEQMVLASGIPCVVLRPTLMFGWFDRKHLGWLSRFMRKVPVFPIPGSGRYMRQPLYAADFCRIIVRCIEERRVGGVFNITGLEKVDYIDIIRTIKAATGAKAAIVKIPYGLFYMLLKVWALFDRDPPFTADQLKALVAHDEFEVIDWPGIFGVRATPFAEAIHETFHHPEYSRVVLEF